One window of Candidatus Aminicenantes bacterium genomic DNA carries:
- a CDS encoding DUF169 domain-containing protein: protein MRRRPLSAVQIIPDVIVVEGPPEALMWLTLADLNVACGERRRGDTAVLQATCVDATIIPFLEQRLNFSLGCYGCREATDLGLHESVLGFPGARLGLLLAALECLANKAVGRSRAKAVFQNFNKKENPHG, encoded by the coding sequence TTGCGGCGGCGCCCCCTCAGCGCGGTCCAAATCATCCCCGACGTGATTGTAGTCGAAGGTCCGCCGGAAGCTCTCATGTGGCTCACGCTCGCCGACCTTAACGTGGCGTGTGGCGAGCGCCGCCGCGGCGACACCGCAGTTCTCCAGGCGACCTGCGTGGATGCGACCATCATCCCCTTTCTTGAACAACGTCTCAATTTTTCTTTGGGATGCTACGGCTGCCGCGAAGCGACCGACCTCGGGCTTCACGAATCCGTTCTTGGCTTTCCGGGGGCGCGGCTCGGCCTGCTGCTTGCCGCACTCGAGTGTCTAGCGAACAAGGCCGTCGGGCGCTCCCGAGCGAAAGCGGTTTTCCAGAATTTTAATAAAAAGGAGAATCCGCATGGATAA
- a CDS encoding metalloregulator ArsR/SmtB family transcription factor, whose protein sequence is MRENTIFRIQAQLLRALANEARLKIVDRLARGECSAGQLTEIVALDQSTVSKHLALLKAHGIVRDRRDGNVVYYRLLTPCVLNFFACATRVLEERAEL, encoded by the coding sequence ATGAGAGAAAACACCATCTTCCGCATTCAGGCCCAACTGCTGAGAGCCCTAGCCAATGAGGCGCGGCTGAAGATCGTGGATCGCCTGGCCCGTGGCGAGTGCTCCGCGGGACAACTCACAGAAATTGTCGCCTTGGACCAGTCGACTGTTTCCAAGCATCTGGCGCTGCTCAAGGCCCACGGAATCGTGCGTGATCGGCGGGACGGAAATGTCGTTTATTATAGACTGCTCACGCCTTGCGTTTTAAACTTCTTCGCCTGCGCCACCCGTGTCTTAGAGGAACGTGCGGAGCTGTGA
- a CDS encoding MarR family transcriptional regulator gives MHHKIADIYDAAQEIALLFGSREINGACCDDLSFVEFMALKKIHEHRTFTIQEIGRALKFTKSGATRIIDRLEDRGYVTRQTSPRDGRVCCVTCSARGTKAISKAAAKYTRFFKAILQEMESEQVEQIRRALKTLALAVRKR, from the coding sequence ATGCACCATAAAATAGCCGATATTTACGACGCCGCGCAGGAAATCGCCTTGCTTTTCGGCAGCCGCGAGATCAACGGAGCGTGCTGCGACGATCTTTCGTTCGTTGAGTTTATGGCTTTAAAAAAAATCCACGAGCACCGCACTTTCACCATTCAAGAAATTGGGAGGGCTTTAAAATTCACGAAAAGCGGAGCGACACGGATCATCGACCGTTTGGAAGACAGGGGGTATGTCACTCGCCAAACGTCTCCTCGCGATGGGCGCGTCTGCTGCGTCACATGCTCGGCCCGAGGGACGAAAGCGATATCGAAAGCGGCCGCGAAGTACACGCGATTTTTTAAAGCCATCCTCCAAGAGATGGAGTCCGAACAAGTGGAGCAGATCCGACGGGCATTGAAGACGCTGGCCTTGGCCGTCCGAAAGAGGTAA
- a CDS encoding permease, whose protein sequence is MGELVVLFIGISTLIALLFSYISQNKLKKWMSGKGLWGNILGVLFGAVTPFCACSTVPMTLGFIQAGVPFGTVMSFVISSPLMDPLVFALLITFMGWKVAVGFLILTSVFAIVFGVVVDKLGWSDQIKNVRLKKVGREQNEDAPRRFTIRLKIAFLKAWRDFKSVLIFMIVGVGVGAAIYGYLPEALLAKVAGADKPFAVIIVALIGMPLYIRVESAIPIGLAMMDKGASIGAVIALIISGAGIAIPELTMLGSIFKKKIIIAFIVSVFIMAVLSGLAFNILI, encoded by the coding sequence ATGGGCGAGCTTGTAGTTCTGTTCATCGGCATCAGCACGCTCATCGCTTTGTTATTCTCGTACATCTCGCAGAACAAGCTCAAAAAATGGATGTCCGGCAAAGGCCTTTGGGGAAATATTTTGGGTGTGCTTTTTGGGGCCGTGACGCCTTTCTGCGCCTGTTCAACCGTCCCGATGACCCTCGGTTTCATCCAGGCCGGAGTCCCTTTCGGCACGGTGATGTCTTTCGTCATTTCTTCGCCGCTGATGGATCCCCTCGTTTTCGCGTTGCTAATCACTTTTATGGGCTGGAAAGTCGCCGTCGGATTCCTTATCTTGACATCCGTTTTTGCGATCGTTTTTGGCGTCGTCGTTGATAAATTGGGGTGGTCCGATCAAATCAAAAACGTTCGATTGAAGAAGGTCGGCCGGGAACAAAACGAGGATGCCCCTAGGCGATTTACGATCCGCCTAAAAATCGCCTTCCTCAAAGCCTGGCGCGATTTTAAGTCGGTCTTGATCTTCATGATCGTTGGCGTCGGGGTCGGGGCGGCCATATACGGGTATCTCCCTGAAGCTCTTCTGGCCAAAGTCGCCGGGGCCGATAAGCCGTTTGCCGTAATCATCGTGGCCTTGATCGGCATGCCGCTATACATCCGTGTCGAATCAGCCATCCCCATCGGACTCGCCATGATGGATAAAGGCGCGAGTATCGGCGCCGTCATCGCCTTGATCATCAGCGGAGCGGGGATCGCCATTCCCGAGCTGACGATGCTGGGAAGCATATTCAAAAAGAAAATCATTATCGCTTTCATAGTCAGCGTGTTCATCATGGCCGTGCTTTCGGGCTTGGCTTTCAATATACTGATATAA
- a CDS encoding ribbon-helix-helix domain-containing protein: MNIDDSVMKRLKQEAARRGTTMSEMVESAIRLLLRRQPARIELPPLPTFQGGDALVDIADRNALYDAMEDL; this comes from the coding sequence TTGAACATCGACGACTCCGTCATGAAACGCTTGAAACAAGAAGCTGCACGCCGGGGGACGACGATGTCCGAAATGGTGGAATCCGCCATTCGACTCCTATTGCGCAGACAACCCGCTCGAATCGAGCTCCCTCCACTCCCGACTTTTCAAGGCGGCGACGCACTCGTGGATATCGCCGACCGCAACGCCCTCTATGACGCCATGGAAGACCTCTGA
- a CDS encoding PIN domain-containing protein yields the protein MFVVDTNILVYASDTDSPFHGACKERIAEWRTQASVWYLTWGVVYEFLRVVTHPRILRHPFSADQAWSFIEALLVTPSLGLLTPTDRHATVLAQVLAQAPLLSGNIIHDAHTAVLMREHGIRRIYTRDTDFHRFAFLEPVDPTA from the coding sequence ATGTTCGTCGTCGACACGAACATCCTCGTTTACGCCTCCGATACGGATTCGCCGTTTCACGGGGCCTGCAAGGAGCGGATCGCGGAATGGAGAACGCAGGCCTCGGTTTGGTATCTGACATGGGGGGTTGTCTACGAATTTCTCCGGGTCGTGACCCATCCAAGGATTTTACGGCATCCTTTTTCGGCAGACCAGGCTTGGAGTTTTATCGAAGCGCTCCTGGTCACCCCCTCTCTCGGGCTGCTCACGCCGACGGATAGGCACGCCACGGTCTTGGCTCAGGTTCTGGCTCAAGCGCCGCTCTTAAGCGGAAATATTATTCACGACGCGCATACAGCCGTCCTTATGCGCGAGCATGGGATCCGCCGTATTTACACCCGCGATACGGACTTCCACCGCTTCGCCTTCCTCGAGCCCGTCGATCCGACCGCCTGA
- a CDS encoding YtxH domain-containing protein, with product MSHDKGSGLEVLFAFVVGAAAGYLAGILMAPASGKETRLKIHGEVGKTGDKAKDNFEKIAKEAEKGIKVVREKTQEGLDAIREFIDKKKEEYLKRGPENLTDDGADKV from the coding sequence ATGTCGCATGACAAAGGATCCGGACTCGAAGTCCTGTTCGCGTTCGTCGTCGGCGCCGCCGCCGGGTATCTGGCGGGCATCCTGATGGCCCCGGCCAGCGGGAAGGAAACCCGCCTGAAGATTCATGGCGAAGTCGGGAAGACGGGCGACAAGGCCAAGGATAATTTCGAAAAGATCGCCAAAGAAGCCGAGAAGGGCATCAAGGTTGTCCGGGAGAAGACCCAGGAAGGCCTGGACGCCATCCGCGAATTCATCGATAAGAAGAAAGAAGAGTATCTCAAGCGCGGGCCCGAGAACCTGACCGACGACGGGGCCGACAAAGTCTGA
- the eno gene encoding phosphopyruvate hydratase: MTDTTVLDVKAREILDSRGNPTVAAKVVLKGGAVGKALVPSGASTGTHEALELRDEDPARYMGKGVRKAVGHVNDIIAPKLRGMDAAKQGEIDALLLALDGTPLKTKLGANAILSVSMAAADAAAKAAGKPLYASLREQPVYTLPVPLINILNGGAHADNSVDIQEFMIAPAGMPTFAEAIRAATEVFHNLKKILKKKGYGTSVGDEGGFAPNLKSNEEALDCIVESIQKAGYTPGKHIFLALDTAASELFADGKYIFKRSDKSVRTSAEMIAFYAGLIEKYPIVSIEDGLAEDDWDGWKAMTEALGRKIQIVGDDIYVTNMTRFRDGVARGIANSILIKLNQIGSLSETIEAVDYAHANDYTAVISHRSGETEDTFIADLVVALSTGQIKTGSVCRSERVAKYNRLLEIEDELGAKAVYAGTKPFAKYLR; the protein is encoded by the coding sequence ATGACTGACACGACTGTTCTGGACGTCAAAGCCCGCGAGATCCTCGATTCCCGCGGCAACCCGACCGTCGCCGCCAAGGTCGTCCTCAAGGGCGGGGCCGTGGGCAAGGCCCTGGTTCCCTCCGGGGCTTCGACCGGCACCCACGAGGCTCTCGAGCTTCGCGACGAAGACCCGGCTCGCTACATGGGCAAAGGCGTGCGCAAGGCCGTCGGCCACGTCAACGACATCATCGCCCCCAAGCTCCGCGGGATGGACGCCGCCAAGCAGGGCGAGATCGATGCCCTCCTGCTGGCCCTGGACGGGACCCCGCTCAAGACGAAGCTGGGCGCCAACGCGATCCTATCCGTATCGATGGCCGCGGCCGATGCCGCCGCCAAAGCGGCCGGCAAGCCCCTCTACGCCTCCCTGCGGGAGCAGCCGGTCTACACCCTGCCCGTCCCTCTGATCAACATCCTCAACGGCGGAGCCCACGCGGACAACAGCGTCGACATCCAGGAATTCATGATCGCACCGGCCGGTATGCCCACCTTCGCCGAGGCCATCCGGGCCGCGACCGAGGTTTTCCACAATCTCAAGAAGATTCTAAAAAAGAAGGGCTACGGCACGTCGGTCGGCGACGAGGGCGGCTTTGCTCCCAACCTGAAGTCGAACGAGGAAGCGCTCGACTGCATCGTCGAGAGCATCCAGAAAGCAGGCTACACGCCCGGCAAGCACATCTTCTTGGCGCTCGACACCGCCGCTTCGGAATTGTTCGCCGACGGCAAGTACATCTTCAAAAGGTCCGACAAATCCGTCCGGACCTCGGCCGAGATGATCGCCTTCTACGCCGGGTTGATCGAGAAATATCCGATCGTCTCCATTGAAGACGGCTTGGCCGAGGACGACTGGGACGGCTGGAAGGCCATGACCGAGGCCCTCGGCCGCAAGATCCAGATCGTCGGCGACGACATCTATGTCACCAACATGACCCGCTTCCGGGACGGCGTCGCGCGCGGCATCGCCAACTCCATCCTGATCAAGCTTAACCAGATCGGCAGCCTCAGTGAGACGATCGAGGCGGTCGATTACGCCCACGCCAACGATTACACTGCGGTGATCTCCCATCGTTCGGGCGAGACCGAGGATACCTTCATCGCCGACCTGGTCGTCGCGCTGAGCACGGGCCAGATCAAGACCGGCTCGGTCTGCCGCAGCGAGCGGGTGGCCAAGTATAATCGCCTCCTCGAAATCGAGGACGAGCTTGGCGCCAAGGCCGTCTACGCCGGCACCAAGCCCTTCGCCAAGTACCTGCGCTGA
- a CDS encoding methylated-DNA--[protein]-cysteine S-methyltransferase: MDAPKQAFYHSPIGLIRIEAVDEAVTGLDFMDQESPTSARLPGVLRDALRQIEEYFLGRRTKFTLALRPAGTPFQRDVWKALVRIPYGQTASYKDIAAAVGRPAAARAVGAANGANPISLLIPCHRVLGADGRLTGYGGGLWRKEWLLRHERGGRPLFG, translated from the coding sequence ATGGACGCTCCGAAACAGGCTTTTTATCATTCGCCCATCGGGCTGATCCGGATCGAGGCCGTAGACGAAGCCGTGACTGGACTTGATTTCATGGATCAGGAATCGCCGACCTCCGCTCGCCTGCCCGGCGTCCTGCGCGACGCGTTACGCCAGATAGAAGAGTACTTCCTGGGCCGAAGGACCAAGTTCACGCTGGCCCTGCGGCCCGCGGGCACGCCATTCCAGCGGGACGTCTGGAAAGCCTTGGTCCGGATTCCCTATGGCCAAACCGCATCTTACAAAGATATTGCTGCGGCCGTCGGCCGGCCCGCGGCCGCGCGGGCCGTCGGAGCGGCCAACGGCGCCAACCCCATCTCTCTCCTCATCCCCTGCCATCGCGTGCTCGGCGCAGACGGCCGCCTGACCGGTTACGGCGGCGGCCTGTGGCGCAAAGAGTGGTTGCTGCGCCATGAGCGAGGCGGCCGGCCGCTGTTCGGGTAA
- a CDS encoding M20 family metallopeptidase, producing the protein MDKKTAGDIDREIEKIRADLIKIRRFIHMNPRLPGDESETAKLISGRLQSLGLEVRNGSGRAGVVGLLRGNLPGAWIALRAGLEADPVQETADVPFKSLNPGIMHASGRDIQATIALGAALVLSSFKDQLRGGVKFIFQPGTPESAGTDEGGAALMIKEGVLDNPPVVAVFGLGLSTDVQGQAFLAPGPFLASSDSFHVLVRGRPAASSSPEGADAVVLAAHIITALQTLVDRITDPADPALVSIGRIEGGNRPDTVADRVAFDGVLRTLNESSRKRLPRAMETLAKGIAQALGGDATFSFEPEIPAVYNHPELLAMMRPTFDEALGENKLVEIKPQMASDDFGRYAQRASSLYFLLGSRNPRLGPLAPLHSPGFNPDERTITIGIKLMVHMLLDCLERQGQNAAVPR; encoded by the coding sequence GTGGACAAGAAAACGGCCGGCGACATTGACAGGGAAATCGAGAAGATCCGGGCCGATCTGATCAAGATCCGGCGGTTCATCCACATGAATCCCCGACTCCCCGGCGACGAAAGCGAGACCGCCAAGCTGATCAGCGGCCGGCTGCAATCGCTGGGCCTGGAAGTCCGCAACGGCTCGGGCCGGGCCGGTGTGGTCGGCCTCCTGCGCGGCAACCTTCCCGGCGCCTGGATCGCCCTGCGGGCGGGACTGGAAGCCGATCCGGTCCAGGAGACAGCCGACGTTCCCTTCAAATCTCTCAATCCTGGCATCATGCACGCCTCCGGCCGCGACATCCAAGCGACCATCGCCTTAGGCGCCGCCCTCGTCCTTTCGTCCTTCAAGGATCAGCTCCGCGGCGGCGTGAAGTTCATCTTCCAGCCGGGCACGCCCGAGTCCGCCGGGACCGATGAGGGCGGGGCCGCGCTAATGATCAAGGAAGGCGTCCTCGACAACCCGCCCGTCGTGGCCGTCTTCGGCCTGGGGCTGTCCACCGACGTCCAGGGACAGGCCTTCCTGGCGCCGGGCCCTTTCCTGGCCTCCTCGGACTCGTTCCATGTCCTGGTCCGCGGCCGCCCGGCGGCGTCTTCATCCCCCGAAGGCGCCGACGCGGTGGTCTTGGCCGCCCATATCATCACCGCCCTGCAGACCCTTGTCGATCGGATAACCGACCCGGCCGATCCGGCCCTGGTCTCGATCGGCCGCATCGAGGGCGGAAATCGCCCCGACACGGTGGCCGATCGGGTGGCCTTCGACGGCGTCCTGCGGACTTTGAACGAAAGCAGCCGCAAGCGTCTGCCGCGGGCGATGGAGACCCTGGCCAAGGGCATCGCCCAGGCGCTCGGCGGCGACGCAACGTTTTCCTTCGAACCGGAGATCCCTGCCGTTTACAACCACCCCGAGCTCCTGGCCATGATGCGTCCGACCTTCGACGAGGCCCTGGGCGAGAATAAGCTGGTCGAGATCAAGCCCCAGATGGCCTCGGACGATTTCGGCCGCTATGCCCAACGCGCTTCTTCCCTCTATTTCCTGCTGGGGAGCCGCAATCCCCGCTTGGGGCCTTTGGCTCCGCTCCATTCTCCGGGCTTCAACCCGGACGAACGAACCATCACGATCGGCATCAAGCTGATGGTCCATATGCTGCTCGACTGCCTGGAACGGCAGGGGCAGAACGCCGCCGTTCCGCGCTGA
- a CDS encoding DNA internalization-related competence protein ComEC/Rec2 → MSSPFLPMASAFLAGVWIGEATHGPAVIFLALAVAALGLAWREYRRRREIRAAVWALVVCTTLGAAILAETEARFAGHPLRALPAGSAIELTGVLAETPSLGIDRDQLILRAERAVSAGRVVSVVGLARISVPRTPFSGRLRIYRVGDRLRLAATVLPPREFANFSPPFSERYLRTQGLNLLAAVKSGLLIERTSSAPGWSPRRLISSLRRAFLDVIGTGFSDPALPGGIRPEGAVLEALLLGERGRMSEELTRSLQKTGLFHLIAISGAHIGIIAVFLFAVLRACRVSDRAASMVLIGLLVFYAFLVEGRASVVRAVVMAVLYLGGRLLWKDVSLLNTLALSALLILIADPFQLFDQGFTLTYAATLAILLFYGPILKRLPRLPLKLSEAAALSFSAQIGVLPLTVAAFHRVALSGIPLNFIAVPLVSVIMAAGYVFLPLGLLGAGVARLGAAVLKPLVAAFIRSLGLLDGVPFLSYRVPTLSGWFMAAYAAAFLALLVPARSRFHRRIVAAAAACATALVVLVPFPIRSSGFRVTILDVGQGDSILIEAPGTEPMLIDGGGSAFGTFDIGENVVSPALWDRHIRRLGLVVLTHDHPDHRRGLLTVARNFKVREFWEPPGGARDEEAETLDAALAGAARWKLAAGTIRRFGRAEIEVLSPEGGPAPPRGDENDRSLVIRLTYGKTSFLLPGDIGSGVESRLVRTGKSLRSDVLKVPHHGSRTSSSEEFLAAVSPRLAVVTAGRGNRYGLPHPDALGRLGRTGARLLRTDFQGAVEFSLNGETISVKTARPP, encoded by the coding sequence ATGTCCTCCCCCTTCCTGCCGATGGCCTCCGCCTTTTTGGCGGGCGTCTGGATCGGGGAGGCGACTCATGGCCCGGCCGTCATCTTCCTCGCCCTCGCGGTCGCAGCCCTGGGGCTCGCGTGGCGGGAATACCGAAGGCGGCGCGAGATCCGGGCCGCAGTCTGGGCGCTTGTGGTTTGCACCACGCTTGGCGCGGCCATCCTGGCAGAGACGGAAGCCCGCTTCGCCGGCCACCCTTTGCGGGCACTCCCGGCCGGGTCGGCCATTGAGCTGACCGGCGTCCTCGCCGAGACCCCTTCGCTCGGGATCGATCGCGACCAGCTCATCTTGCGCGCGGAGCGGGCCGTCTCCGCCGGCCGGGTCGTGTCCGTTGTCGGCCTGGCCCGCATTTCGGTGCCGCGGACTCCGTTCTCGGGCCGCCTCCGCATCTATCGCGTCGGCGACCGCCTGCGTCTCGCGGCGACCGTCCTGCCGCCGCGGGAGTTCGCGAACTTCAGCCCGCCGTTCTCGGAGCGGTATCTAAGGACCCAAGGTCTCAATCTGTTGGCCGCCGTCAAGAGCGGGCTGCTCATCGAAAGAACGTCCTCGGCTCCGGGCTGGTCGCCGCGCCGGCTGATCTCCTCCCTGCGGCGAGCCTTCCTGGACGTCATCGGAACCGGCTTCTCCGACCCGGCGTTGCCGGGCGGCATTCGTCCGGAAGGCGCGGTCCTTGAGGCCCTGCTGCTGGGCGAACGCGGCCGCATGAGCGAGGAGCTGACGCGATCCCTTCAGAAAACCGGCCTGTTCCATCTGATCGCCATCTCGGGCGCCCACATCGGCATCATCGCCGTCTTCCTCTTCGCCGTTCTGCGGGCCTGTCGGGTATCCGACCGGGCCGCGTCCATGGTCCTGATCGGGTTGCTCGTCTTTTATGCCTTCCTGGTCGAAGGCCGGGCCTCGGTTGTGCGGGCCGTCGTCATGGCCGTTCTCTATCTGGGCGGCCGCCTACTATGGAAGGACGTCAGCCTGCTCAACACCTTGGCGCTGAGCGCCCTGCTCATCCTGATCGCGGATCCGTTCCAGCTCTTCGATCAAGGCTTCACCCTGACCTACGCCGCGACCTTGGCCATCCTGCTCTTTTACGGGCCGATCCTGAAACGCCTGCCCCGGCTGCCGCTCAAGCTCTCCGAAGCCGCGGCCCTCTCTTTTTCCGCCCAGATCGGCGTCCTCCCCCTGACGGTCGCCGCGTTTCATCGGGTGGCGCTCTCCGGGATCCCGCTCAACTTCATCGCCGTCCCGCTCGTCAGCGTCATCATGGCCGCAGGCTATGTCTTTCTGCCTCTCGGTCTTCTGGGAGCGGGTGTCGCCAGGCTCGGTGCGGCCGTACTGAAGCCCCTCGTGGCCGCTTTCATTCGGTCCCTCGGCCTTTTGGACGGCGTCCCATTCTTGTCCTATCGGGTCCCGACGCTTTCCGGCTGGTTCATGGCCGCCTACGCGGCGGCGTTTTTGGCCTTGTTGGTGCCGGCGCGCTCCCGCTTCCACCGCCGCATTGTCGCGGCCGCCGCCGCCTGCGCGACGGCCCTCGTCGTGCTCGTCCCGTTCCCGATCCGCTCGTCCGGATTTCGAGTCACGATTCTCGACGTCGGGCAAGGCGACTCAATCCTGATCGAGGCGCCCGGGACCGAACCGATGCTCATCGACGGCGGCGGCTCGGCCTTCGGAACCTTCGATATCGGGGAAAACGTCGTCTCGCCGGCTCTCTGGGATCGACATATCCGCCGCCTCGGCCTAGTCGTGCTCACGCACGACCACCCCGATCATCGTCGGGGGCTCCTGACGGTGGCCCGCAATTTCAAGGTCCGCGAATTCTGGGAGCCGCCGGGCGGAGCCCGCGACGAGGAGGCGGAGACGCTCGACGCTGCGTTGGCCGGCGCCGCCCGGTGGAAGCTCGCGGCCGGGACGATCCGCCGGTTCGGGAGAGCCGAGATCGAAGTCCTCTCGCCCGAGGGAGGCCCGGCGCCGCCCCGCGGCGACGAGAACGACCGTTCGCTCGTCATCCGCCTGACTTACGGCAAAACTTCGTTCCTGCTGCCGGGGGACATCGGCTCCGGTGTCGAATCCCGCCTGGTCCGCACGGGAAAAAGCCTCCGCTCGGATGTGCTCAAGGTTCCCCACCACGGCAGCCGCACCTCGAGCTCGGAGGAATTCCTGGCCGCGGTTTCGCCCCGCCTCGCCGTCGTCACGGCCGGCCGGGGCAACCGCTACGGGCTGCCGCACCCCGACGCCTTGGGCCGGCTGGGGCGGACGGGGGCCCGACTCCTTCGGACCGACTTTCAGGGAGCCGTGGAATTTAGCTTAAATGGCGAGACGATCTCGGTTAAAACGGCGCGGCCGCCATAG
- the lpxK gene encoding tetraacyldisaccharide 4'-kinase: MRALLFLYSMGSRLVCRAKRSLYAGGIRRAAAAPLPVISVGNIALGGSGKTPLVLDLLRFLLEEGFRPALVSRGYKGGWEKIGGVVSDGKSLLAGLEEAGDEPFMAALNTPRAGVYVGRDRLASCRRAAAAGFNVAVLDDGFQHLRLARDFDIVLQDASRGRILREGSSALRRADIVLHAGAPPRLRTVRGAATPLLFPCATSAKGLVPLGGGTPAVPSSAAGERFLAFSGIARPERFFDLLEALGLPPAARISFPDHYAYPDRALARIASEAGAAGCRRLITTEKDAAKLRGRLEAATSLPAFYLKIGLDLPTAFYDAVRARLGQARSAAR; encoded by the coding sequence ATGAGAGCGCTTCTTTTCCTCTATTCCATGGGCTCCCGCCTGGTCTGTCGGGCTAAGCGCTCGCTCTACGCCGGAGGCATCCGGCGGGCCGCCGCGGCCCCGCTCCCCGTCATCAGCGTCGGCAACATCGCCCTGGGCGGATCGGGGAAAACCCCTCTGGTCCTGGATCTGCTGCGCTTTTTACTCGAAGAAGGCTTCCGCCCCGCGCTGGTCAGCCGCGGCTACAAAGGCGGATGGGAGAAGATAGGCGGGGTCGTTTCCGACGGGAAATCGCTCCTGGCCGGTCTCGAGGAAGCCGGGGACGAGCCCTTCATGGCCGCCCTGAATACGCCGCGGGCCGGGGTCTATGTGGGCCGCGACCGCTTGGCCTCCTGCCGCCGGGCGGCGGCGGCCGGCTTTAACGTCGCCGTTCTCGACGACGGGTTCCAGCATCTACGGCTGGCCCGCGACTTCGACATCGTCCTGCAGGATGCAAGCCGGGGCCGAATTCTCCGGGAAGGGTCCTCCGCGCTCCGCCGGGCCGATATCGTGCTCCATGCCGGGGCGCCTCCCCGCCTGCGGACCGTCCGGGGAGCGGCGACACCCCTGCTTTTCCCCTGCGCGACCTCGGCCAAGGGGTTGGTGCCGCTGGGCGGTGGAACGCCGGCCGTCCCGTCCTCGGCCGCCGGAGAGCGGTTTCTCGCTTTCAGCGGGATCGCCCGGCCGGAGAGATTTTTCGATCTTCTCGAAGCCCTGGGCCTGCCCCCGGCGGCCCGGATCAGCTTCCCCGACCATTACGCCTATCCCGACCGGGCCCTGGCCCGGATCGCCTCCGAAGCCGGGGCCGCGGGTTGTCGACGGCTGATCACGACGGAGAAGGACGCGGCCAAGCTGCGGGGCCGGCTTGAGGCAGCGACAAGCCTTCCGGCCTTCTACCTAAAAATCGGCTTGGACCTGCCGACGGCCTTTTACGACGCCGTCCGGGCGAGGCTCGGCCAGGCCCGGAGTGCGGCCCGATGA
- a CDS encoding lysophospholipid acyltransferase family protein — MSRAGDAAGFAAYKSFALLVRLLPRPFTLALGRGLGRLAYRLDKRHREIALANLAVAFGSEKSPAEREAIARTAFANAGRTALDTIKFTGYSADRIRRLVDVEGGDHLRTALATGRGVLVFTAHFGNWEASPSRLSEFGAFHAIARTLDNRLIDRDLLRLRRRMGAAVIDKMGAGRPILKALAKGGIVALVVDQNVLRSQAVFVDFFGKTAATTPGLAAFHLKTGAPMVPFFCVPRGRRYLLRILPPLTVPRSDRRDADVLKTTQIYTKMIEQEIRREPGFWLWIHKRWNTRPADETKDA, encoded by the coding sequence ATGAGCCGGGCCGGGGATGCGGCCGGATTCGCCGCCTACAAGTCCTTCGCTCTCCTCGTCCGGCTCCTGCCCCGCCCCTTCACCCTGGCTCTCGGCCGCGGCCTGGGACGCCTGGCCTACCGGCTTGATAAACGGCATCGGGAGATCGCCCTCGCCAACCTGGCGGTCGCCTTCGGGAGCGAGAAGAGCCCGGCCGAACGGGAAGCGATCGCCCGCACCGCCTTCGCCAACGCGGGACGCACGGCCCTGGACACGATCAAGTTCACCGGCTATTCCGCGGACCGGATCCGCCGTCTGGTCGACGTCGAAGGCGGCGACCACCTGCGAACGGCCCTGGCTACGGGCCGGGGCGTGCTGGTCTTCACGGCCCATTTCGGCAACTGGGAGGCGTCGCCGTCCCGATTGTCCGAGTTCGGGGCATTTCACGCCATCGCCCGGACTCTCGACAACCGCCTGATCGACCGCGACCTCCTCCGCCTGCGCCGCCGGATGGGGGCCGCGGTCATCGACAAGATGGGGGCCGGGCGCCCCATCCTGAAGGCCCTGGCCAAAGGCGGGATCGTGGCCCTTGTCGTCGACCAGAACGTCCTGCGCAGCCAAGCCGTGTTCGTCGATTTCTTCGGCAAGACTGCGGCCACGACACCCGGCCTGGCCGCGTTCCATCTCAAGACCGGGGCCCCGATGGTGCCCTTCTTCTGCGTCCCGCGCGGCCGCCGCTATCTCCTGCGCATCCTGCCGCCGCTCACCGTTCCGCGCTCGGACCGCCGGGACGCGGACGTGTTGAAAACAACCCAAATCTACACTAAGATGATCGAGCAGGAAATCCGCCGCGAGCCCGGTTTCTGGCTCTGGATCCACAAGCGCTGGAACACCAGGCCCGCGGATGAAACGAAGGACGCATGA